In one Helicoverpa zea isolate HzStark_Cry1AcR chromosome 5, ilHelZeax1.1, whole genome shotgun sequence genomic region, the following are encoded:
- the LOC124630192 gene encoding high mobility group protein I, with amino-acid sequence MSDDGSTAVEKKGRGRPKSNGTQSEAKGDTKKRGRPPAATRTKESTKSSDDEQAPVAKRGRGRPKGSKKKAAAKGKSAPVEGRGRGRPRKDPPPKKDAASTEEEQDEDDEDEGSEEQ; translated from the exons ATGTCTGATGACGGATCAACGGCCGTTGAGAAGAAAGGACGCGGTAGACCAAAATCTAATGGGACACAATCA GAGGCTAAGGGTGATACCAAGAAAAGGGGGAGACCGCCAGCAGCTACCAGAACGAAGGAATCTACAAAATCATCTGATGACGAACAAGCTCCAGTAGCCAAAAGAGGGCGAGGCAGGCCCAAGGGGTCTAAGAAAAAGGCAGCGGCTAAAGGAaag AGTGCACCTGTTGAAGGACGGGGCCGTGGCCGACCACGCAAGGACCCACCACCTAAAAAAGATGCTGCCTCCACTGAAGAGGAACAGGACGAAGATGATGAGGATGAAGGCTCTGAGGAGCAGTAA
- the LOC124630190 gene encoding NADH-cytochrome b5 reductase-like, which yields MEPLEPNAEDCCNSGCNPCIFDIYEQQLKAFRKKKLNGDNLNVIQNGISQWKYTKFVVVKNFPICDFHNCVTFKRIAQNDTTVWWKPGDHFLLKYSSNQNSCTRAYTPIKVKNELSEDYDFSIFAKKYDCGLVSTYLCNLKEGDTTLWRGPYGHYKMEPNKYDRIIMIAQGTGIAPFITIIDEILNDEDNMTKIRLLYCCKCENSILFRDILYAFKSYWNFTYDIFLSTSCTSNFKCKYQEPIKQHRLNKEYLFKLKPFLQNDQVLICGAPTFIEAYKTHLEGEILNKENIIMF from the coding sequence ATGGAGCCTTTAGAACCAAATGCTGAAGATTGTTGTAACAGTGGCTGTAATCCTTGTATTTTTGATATATACGAACAGCAGCTGAAGGCATTtagaaaaaagaaattaaatgggGACAATTTAAATGTTATCCAGAATGGCATTTCTCAATGGAAATACACAAAATTTGTTGTTGTTAAAAACTTCCCCATCTGCGATTTTCATAACTGTGTTACATTTAAGAGAATAGCCCAAAACGATACAACAGTGTGGTGGAAACCTGGTGACCACTTCCTCCTTAAGTATTCTTCTAATCAAAATTCATGTACGAGAGCATACACTCCCATAAAAGTAAAGAATGAATTAAGTGAAGACTATGATTTTtctatatttgcaaaaaaatatgactgTGGCTTAGTTTCAACATACTTGTGTAATTTAAAAGAGGGTGATACTACTTTATGGAGGGGCCCTTATGGGCACTACAAAATGGAACCAAATAAATATGACAGAATTATCATGATTGCTCAAGGAACTGGCATAGCTCCGTTTATTACAATCATAgatgaaattttaaatgatgaagATAATATGACAAAAATTAGATTGTTATATTGTTGCAAGTGTGAAAATTCTATCCTATTTAGAGATATACTTTATGCCTTTAAATCGTACTGGAATTTTAcctatgatatttttttaagcactAGTTGTACATCAAATTTTAAGTGTAAATATCAAGAACCAATAAAACAGCATAGACTTAAcaaggaatatttatttaaattaaaaccttttCTACAGAATGATCAGGTTCTTATATGTGGAGCACCTACATTTATTGAGGCTTACAAGACTCATTTAGAGGGGGAAATactgaataaagaaaatataattatgttttga
- the LOC124630191 gene encoding novel acetylcholine receptor chaperone, whose amino-acid sequence MGSIVLRSLSILLGVFFIFVGITKLTPFISKELHKDLRKEYVRYAKVFPLMETLDFKLPSKWYRRAVGGLEILFGLALAAIPSHKIKNTANIGLVLLMILAAYSHVMVGDPFDRCAPALVFFFMLSGRLVVWYQISRREELERASATQNGNGLKRE is encoded by the exons ATGGGTTCTATCGTGTTAAGAAGTTTGTCAATCCTTTTGGGagtgttttttatatttgttggaATAACAAAGCTAACCCCATTTATATCGAaggaactgcataaagacttg aGGAAAGAATATGTGAGGTACGCAAAAGTGTTTCCATTGATGGAAACATTAGACTTCAAACTACCTTCGAAATGGTACAGGAGGGCTGTCGGTGGCCTCGAAATCTTATTTGGATTAGCTCTAGCAGCTATACCTAGTC ATAAAATCAAGAATACAGCTAACATAGGCCTCGTGTTATTGATGATTTTAGCAGCATATTCGCATGTAATGGTAGGCGATCCCTTCGACCGCTGCGCCCCCGCACTTGTGTTCTTCTTCATGTTGAGTGGAAGACTTGTTGTTTG GTATCAAATTAGCCGCCGAGAAGAGTTGGAGAGAGCTTCTGCTACTCAGAACGGGAATGGGCTCAAGCGtgaataa